The following proteins come from a genomic window of Pyxidicoccus sp. MSG2:
- a CDS encoding PspA/IM30 family protein — MFFGLLRKRKKEPSRPADPLAALDQLIENLERQAAEVRKSAATLLALKGDLTRAVERYTRRLEDIASRRATAESRGDGRAVAVLAKDREQAEALRASTRDALERADADGKLLLEAAGELGDRVAELRRERESASARLTVGGIVTEAMRERVARFEQALVVDAARDEVERAHALADIYREELREQER, encoded by the coding sequence ATGTTCTTCGGCCTGCTGCGGAAACGGAAGAAGGAGCCCTCCCGGCCGGCGGACCCGCTCGCCGCGTTGGACCAGCTCATCGAGAACCTGGAGCGCCAGGCGGCGGAGGTCCGCAAGTCCGCGGCCACGCTGCTGGCCCTCAAGGGGGACCTCACGCGCGCCGTGGAGCGCTACACGCGCCGGCTGGAGGACATCGCCTCGCGCCGCGCCACCGCCGAGTCACGCGGGGACGGGCGGGCCGTGGCCGTGCTCGCGAAGGACCGGGAGCAGGCGGAGGCGCTGCGGGCCTCCACGCGTGACGCGCTGGAGCGGGCGGACGCGGACGGGAAGCTCCTGCTGGAGGCCGCGGGCGAGCTGGGAGACCGGGTGGCCGAGCTGCGCCGCGAGCGGGAGAGCGCCTCCGCGCGCCTCACCGTGGGCGGCATCGTCACCGAGGCCATGCGCGAGCGCGTGGCCCGCTTCGAGCAGGCCCTGGTGGTGGACGCCGCCCGCGACGAGGTGGAGCGCGCGCACGCCCTGGCCGACATCTACCGCGAGGAGCTGCGGGAGCAGGAGCGCTGA
- a CDS encoding vWA domain-containing protein — protein sequence MLSRRLTDLRRRLDALHQPAPPAGGWRGWTFGRRARGPEDLALPVLTALDRELDRVGVHTAADAQLLRELGVRKGRAGTLAQGLQTRAQQALEEMEECVLRVERAWRAGEPPPGALTVLERAFVQLARAVKVADLFSRPPVEGTDADFEIYVRQETTRRDRPPTSARMAAAEFFASRARENVADVVQKRRDLDLAHELLLRLGADHDRERGLTLRRQVVEARERVRSVPAVRSLEELLRHVRHTARREPQVAYRSLRGLYERALEAGDTQLADAARTALNPLLPSRQSLSSLVETAERDSLAHWFGEEPEGGKPEAAAPRSDELLADLAFSLKPEQLSTFELAAGCARYFDVEDALSEEIVLADTQTQRPVPRRVPYPTQSMTYETTGSLHEVHNFVLSDPRMLLRDLAANRQLVRAYLEDEPPPRPKKVKRTAVRVYVCDASGSMHGGRARFRDALVIAELNNLRVKARRNEPFDPLYFSFFNDVPTELARVDTAVEATRQIEKLFRESPAEGQTDITLALMSAFDSIRAAQGRDPYLARATVVIITDGEDRVDLELIRRTRAPMGVLDIALSFISLGEENPDLRMLVKEQRAAGGRAFYHHLSDEEILWARTEFDTPWRTLLPRDVPATGDALEQLAPHLDALEAVAAGRGQPAQVAVDASFDALFPEVPSAPAAREVPGPDVVNRVVDILAALVETASLAPAERRASESVVLLQHLLSVYGLTPARYLAALSAGGLPVREALERVRLLCRPFG from the coding sequence GTGCTGTCCCGGCGGCTCACGGACCTGCGACGGCGCCTGGACGCCCTGCACCAGCCTGCCCCGCCCGCCGGTGGCTGGCGCGGGTGGACGTTCGGCCGCCGCGCGCGCGGGCCGGAGGACCTGGCCCTGCCGGTGCTCACGGCGCTGGACCGCGAGCTGGACCGGGTGGGCGTCCACACCGCGGCGGACGCGCAGCTCCTCCGCGAGCTGGGCGTGCGCAAGGGGCGGGCGGGGACGCTGGCCCAGGGCCTCCAGACGCGGGCCCAGCAGGCGCTCGAGGAGATGGAGGAGTGCGTGCTGCGCGTGGAGCGCGCGTGGCGCGCGGGCGAGCCTCCGCCGGGTGCGCTCACCGTGCTGGAGCGGGCCTTCGTGCAGCTCGCGCGGGCGGTGAAGGTGGCGGACCTGTTCTCCCGGCCTCCCGTCGAGGGGACGGACGCGGACTTCGAAATCTACGTACGCCAGGAGACGACGCGGAGGGACCGCCCACCCACCAGCGCCCGCATGGCGGCGGCCGAGTTCTTCGCCAGCCGCGCGCGGGAGAACGTGGCGGACGTGGTGCAGAAGCGCCGCGACCTGGACCTCGCGCACGAGCTGCTGCTGCGCCTGGGCGCGGACCATGACCGGGAGCGGGGCCTGACGCTGCGCCGGCAGGTGGTGGAGGCCCGGGAGCGTGTCCGCTCGGTGCCGGCGGTGCGCTCGCTGGAGGAGTTGCTGCGGCACGTGCGGCACACGGCCCGGCGGGAGCCACAGGTGGCGTACCGCTCGCTGCGCGGGCTGTACGAGCGGGCGCTGGAGGCGGGCGACACGCAACTGGCGGACGCCGCGCGCACGGCCCTGAACCCCCTGCTGCCCTCGCGTCAGAGCCTGTCGTCCCTGGTGGAGACGGCGGAGCGGGACTCGCTGGCGCACTGGTTCGGCGAGGAGCCGGAAGGAGGGAAGCCGGAGGCCGCGGCGCCGCGCTCGGACGAGCTGCTCGCGGACCTGGCCTTCTCGCTCAAGCCCGAGCAGCTCTCCACCTTCGAGCTGGCGGCCGGCTGTGCCCGCTACTTCGACGTGGAGGATGCGCTCTCCGAGGAAATCGTCCTGGCGGACACCCAGACGCAGCGGCCCGTGCCCCGGCGCGTGCCGTACCCCACCCAGTCGATGACCTACGAGACGACGGGCAGCCTGCACGAGGTGCACAACTTCGTGCTGAGCGACCCGCGCATGCTGCTGCGAGACCTGGCCGCCAACCGCCAGCTCGTGCGCGCGTACCTGGAGGACGAGCCCCCGCCGCGCCCCAAGAAGGTGAAGCGCACGGCGGTGCGCGTCTACGTGTGTGATGCCTCCGGCTCCATGCACGGCGGGCGCGCCCGCTTCCGCGATGCGCTCGTCATCGCCGAGCTGAACAACCTGCGCGTCAAGGCGCGCCGGAACGAGCCGTTCGACCCGCTCTACTTCAGCTTCTTCAACGACGTGCCCACCGAGCTGGCCCGCGTGGACACCGCCGTGGAGGCCACGCGTCAAATCGAGAAGCTCTTCCGCGAGTCGCCCGCCGAGGGACAGACGGACATCACGCTCGCGCTGATGTCCGCCTTCGACTCCATCCGCGCCGCGCAGGGAAGGGACCCGTACCTCGCCCGGGCCACCGTGGTCATCATCACCGACGGCGAGGACCGGGTGGACCTGGAGCTCATCCGCCGCACCCGCGCCCCCATGGGCGTGCTGGACATCGCCCTGAGCTTCATCTCGCTCGGCGAGGAGAACCCCGACCTGCGCATGCTGGTGAAGGAGCAGCGCGCCGCCGGAGGCCGCGCCTTCTACCACCACCTCTCCGACGAGGAGATTCTGTGGGCGCGCACCGAGTTCGACACCCCCTGGCGCACGCTGCTGCCGCGCGACGTGCCCGCAACCGGGGACGCGCTGGAGCAGCTGGCGCCCCACCTGGACGCCCTGGAGGCGGTGGCGGCCGGGCGGGGCCAGCCCGCGCAGGTGGCGGTGGATGCGTCCTTCGACGCGCTCTTCCCGGAAGTGCCCTCCGCGCCCGCCGCTCGCGAGGTTCCGGGCCCGGACGTGGTCAACCGCGTGGTGGACATCCTCGCCGCGCTGGTGGAGACGGCGTCGCTGGCCCCGGCGGAGCGGCGGGCCTCGGAGAGCGTGGTGCTCCTGCAGCACCTGCTGTCGGTGTATGGACTCACGCCGGCGCGCTACCTGGCCGCGTTGTCCGCCGGTGGGCTCCCGGTGCGCGAGGCGCTGGAACGGGTGCGGCTGTTGTGCCGGCCGTTCGGGTAG
- a CDS encoding AAA family ATPase, with the protein MSPQPPPYLQAARAFRHFFGELRDAYLERETLFTQIELALLGREHVLVVGPPGTAKSAIASAVLGRIIDERTGQPSLFSKQLAESTVQADLIGPVDFKVLTETGRTEYLTDEGMLGSEHAFLDEVFDGRDMLLRSILNVLYERELKHGRRVTAGRTECVIMTSNRYLSEVLARSPELLLAFADRLSFICFVPKSFARRESRAAMLQRFSAGARPDLRAQLTLQQLDLLQDAVTKVKVPSHVLEGVELLADALERALAAQVSKLPDYVPTKYFSQRSAVKALWALKAAVVRDQLYRRPDRPLEATVEDLDSLRWFFLLGGPPAAETEALLKAVVDPRERAQLEIVRLEQRAFDESLAKVRQELGGGVEREAQALGAQEEVTAAEALGRNWQPALVSNTAKALLAKLVPGPRHAQNRAPLLVAARALVAALEQRLARGMAGQGEGRGGLALLSSFRDALELCRTLPELRANFAPLCEATARFLEGALEMIALSAESVDFEDGLKLEGLVGLADNLEEELSQTTELAGQLAEGAPAALERLRVAEVAVRRRVVSALRRRAAQAFQGSTGRSRKEPLEALSADSRRLTQLEHSLAVLDPSQAGLKQELLLPLGLAYARDVLGTTPFERIEQYGRAVQSVAENLRREGLSAELVLAECRDLIETRLREHARLLTREVASPPPQATAVLNGDAYVFYRGEFSSRAPDGELAALLGLDGQLTVTRGGASSGFLSENVRAAVAQAELSFVHSRVKYLRSWLTQLLTSLPAPDSISEKAEAERTVDRLVRSRFPMLALKEGELVRLRGVLSLLGSMPGDLGESARRLEGQLRGIDEDFGRFSRQVLERRSAS; encoded by the coding sequence GTGTCCCCTCAACCGCCCCCGTACCTCCAGGCCGCCCGGGCCTTCCGTCACTTTTTCGGCGAGCTCCGGGACGCCTACCTGGAGCGAGAGACGCTCTTCACGCAAATCGAGCTGGCGCTCCTGGGGCGGGAGCACGTGCTGGTGGTGGGGCCTCCAGGCACGGCCAAGAGCGCCATCGCCAGTGCGGTGCTGGGGCGCATCATCGACGAGCGCACGGGCCAGCCGTCGCTGTTCTCCAAGCAGCTCGCCGAGTCCACCGTGCAGGCGGACCTCATCGGCCCGGTGGACTTCAAGGTGCTCACGGAGACGGGACGCACGGAGTACCTCACCGACGAGGGCATGCTGGGCTCGGAGCACGCCTTCCTGGACGAGGTCTTCGACGGCCGGGACATGCTGCTGCGCTCCATCCTCAACGTGCTGTACGAGCGCGAGCTGAAGCACGGGCGGCGGGTGACGGCGGGGCGCACCGAGTGCGTCATCATGACGAGCAACCGGTACCTCTCCGAGGTGCTGGCGCGCTCGCCGGAGCTGCTGCTGGCCTTCGCGGACCGGCTGAGCTTCATCTGCTTCGTGCCCAAGTCCTTCGCCCGGAGGGAGAGCCGGGCGGCCATGCTCCAGCGCTTCTCGGCCGGGGCACGGCCGGACCTGCGCGCCCAGCTCACGCTGCAGCAATTGGACCTGCTCCAGGACGCGGTGACGAAGGTGAAGGTGCCCAGCCACGTGCTGGAGGGCGTGGAGCTGCTGGCGGACGCGCTGGAGCGCGCGCTGGCGGCGCAGGTGTCCAAGCTGCCCGACTACGTGCCCACGAAGTATTTCTCCCAGCGCTCGGCGGTGAAGGCGCTGTGGGCGCTGAAGGCGGCGGTGGTGAGGGACCAGCTCTACCGGCGGCCGGACCGGCCGCTGGAGGCGACGGTGGAGGACCTGGACTCGCTGCGCTGGTTCTTCCTGCTGGGCGGCCCGCCCGCGGCGGAGACGGAGGCGCTGCTCAAGGCGGTGGTGGACCCCCGGGAGCGGGCGCAGCTCGAAATCGTCCGGCTGGAGCAGCGGGCCTTCGACGAGTCCCTGGCGAAGGTGCGGCAGGAGCTGGGCGGCGGCGTGGAGCGCGAGGCCCAGGCACTGGGCGCGCAGGAGGAGGTGACGGCGGCCGAGGCGCTGGGGCGCAACTGGCAGCCGGCCCTGGTCTCCAACACCGCGAAGGCGCTCCTGGCCAAGCTGGTGCCCGGGCCGCGCCACGCACAGAACCGGGCGCCGCTGCTGGTGGCAGCCCGGGCGCTGGTGGCGGCGCTCGAGCAGCGGCTTGCACGCGGCATGGCGGGGCAGGGCGAGGGCCGGGGCGGGTTGGCGTTGCTGTCGTCCTTCCGGGACGCGCTGGAGCTGTGCCGCACCCTTCCCGAGCTGCGCGCCAACTTCGCGCCCCTCTGTGAGGCCACGGCCCGCTTCCTGGAGGGCGCGCTGGAGATGATTGCCCTCTCCGCGGAGAGCGTGGACTTCGAGGACGGGCTGAAGCTCGAAGGGCTCGTGGGGCTGGCGGACAACCTGGAGGAGGAGCTGTCCCAGACGACGGAGCTGGCGGGACAACTGGCGGAAGGGGCTCCGGCCGCGCTGGAGCGCCTGCGCGTGGCGGAGGTCGCCGTGCGGCGGCGCGTGGTGTCCGCCCTGCGCAGGCGCGCGGCCCAGGCCTTCCAGGGCTCCACGGGGCGCTCTCGCAAGGAGCCGTTGGAGGCACTCTCCGCCGACTCGCGACGCCTCACGCAACTGGAGCACTCCCTGGCCGTGTTGGACCCGTCCCAGGCGGGCCTCAAGCAGGAACTGCTGCTTCCCCTGGGGCTGGCCTACGCGCGCGACGTGCTCGGCACCACGCCCTTCGAGCGAATCGAGCAGTACGGCCGCGCGGTGCAGTCCGTGGCGGAGAACCTGCGGCGAGAGGGCCTGTCCGCGGAGCTCGTGCTGGCCGAGTGCCGCGACCTCATCGAGACCCGGCTCCGGGAGCACGCCCGGCTGCTCACGCGCGAGGTGGCCAGCCCTCCGCCCCAGGCCACCGCGGTCCTCAATGGCGACGCCTATGTCTTCTACCGGGGCGAGTTCTCCTCCCGGGCGCCCGACGGGGAGCTGGCCGCGCTGCTCGGGCTCGACGGGCAGCTCACCGTCACCCGCGGTGGCGCCTCGTCGGGCTTCCTGTCGGAGAACGTCCGGGCGGCCGTGGCGCAGGCGGAGCTGTCCTTCGTCCACTCGCGCGTGAAGTACCTGCGCAGCTGGCTGACGCAGCTCCTCACGTCGCTGCCCGCGCCGGACTCCATCTCGGAGAAGGCCGAGGCGGAGCGCACGGTGGACCGGCTGGTGCGCAGCCGCTTCCCCATGCTCGCGCTGAAGGAGGGGGAGCTGGTGCGGCTGCGCGGCGTGCTGTCGCTCCTGGGCTCCATGCCTGGCGACCTGGGCGAGAGCGCGCGCCGGCTGGAGGGGCAGCTGCGAGGCATCGACGAGGACTTCGGGCGCTTCAGCCGGCAGGTGCTGGAGCGGCGGTCCGCGTCATGA
- a CDS encoding Ig-like domain-containing protein produces the protein MIGKKLRPFMLPSPVWLRPLLGVVVTLSLLSCRSSTVEESAAPPPAPEVGASFDVSAVMRQVHFAWRPEGAVWRGGHSTYDVRASGDGLGLTPFFHPRVDPTGEGRSHASSQPSAVKGAPLTLGAVQVRRGVREMRATEARVRVEKGGQLSLSREGFSEHLRNSEEGVQQEWVFAAAPAGAGDLVLTLPVQGLAFVEGTDQGLHFRDAKSGLGFRYGHAAWVDATGRRTPLQARYRAGAIHFQVSEALLAATVFPATLAPTISPEIGTNQPVPEPQSYSQELPSVASNGSGQLVVWEDFRGGGFEIFGARVSSAGMVLDDWGLHISRESAFPHNPSVASNGTDYLVVWEDTLSGSDATIRGTRVSGAGEVQDAAGLALGTSTSGQHAPDVASNGTDYLVVWWDMRNGNPDIYGTRVASTGAVVDGEGLAIAMATQAQSLPSVASNGTDYLVVWEDARAGNPDVFGARVTSAGAVLDAAGLAISTESQSQLTPSVASNGTDYLVAWEDARLETAGDIFGARVTSAGTVVDATGFAISTALQSQDTPSVASNGTDYLVAWEDARLETAGDIFGARVTSAGTVVDASGVAISTTYNAQTRPSVVFNGTDFYVAWQDARSFLDIYGARVTTGGAVLDGSGVAVSTAANGQSAPAVASNGTDFLVVWYESRQRENTVAIYGVRVTGAGEVLDSSGLDISASGDGHLYPSVASNGTDYLVAWLDGSGLENKVLGARITGGGEILDAQGLALSASSARVSGAPSVASNGTDYLVVWEVPGDNALSTISGTRVTSAGAVLEASGLAVSGPPGHVTDPAVASNGTDYLVVWEDSRNDNNDIFGARVTSAGAVLEASGFAITTAVDTQRDPAVASNGTDYFVAWGDFRRSSASDVYGARVSSEGTVLDALGIAITTATRYQQVPSVASLGAEYVVVWQDHSVSTANPNIYGARVTNGGTVRTPMGFAIADTADTEEAPSVVFAGSGRTAFVVYDRFDLSSPYWSHRVRGRFMTFNDNQPPSAVSQAVSAVEDTPLDIQLQGSDPEGQGLTYDITTLPQHGTLSGTGSRRTYSPAARYSGADSFTFRVSDGEFVSAVVRVTIQVVPFNDAPSIPVLVSPAEGARLESGLVAFQWSASTDEEGEAITYQLDVLQGGEVIRTHSTVETTWTLAASEALPAGSHAWRVRATDARDASSAFSAERTFTVSDVQTGADGGTVTPPDVSDTSGCGCNPISGAGPGAPLTLMALGLLLRLSRRRR, from the coding sequence ATGATTGGGAAGAAGCTTCGGCCCTTCATGCTCCCTTCGCCCGTCTGGCTCCGCCCGCTCCTCGGGGTTGTCGTTACCCTGTCCCTGCTCTCCTGCCGGTCGTCCACCGTCGAAGAGAGTGCCGCGCCTCCGCCCGCACCCGAGGTCGGCGCATCGTTCGATGTCTCCGCCGTCATGCGGCAGGTCCACTTCGCCTGGCGGCCCGAGGGCGCGGTCTGGCGCGGCGGCCACTCCACGTACGACGTGCGGGCGAGCGGTGATGGGCTGGGCCTGACGCCCTTCTTCCATCCCCGGGTGGACCCCACTGGCGAGGGGCGTTCGCACGCATCGTCCCAGCCTTCGGCCGTGAAGGGTGCGCCCCTCACGCTGGGTGCCGTGCAGGTGCGTCGGGGCGTTCGAGAGATGCGGGCCACGGAGGCGCGGGTCCGGGTGGAGAAGGGCGGGCAGCTCTCCCTGTCCCGCGAGGGCTTCTCCGAGCACCTGCGCAACTCGGAGGAGGGCGTTCAACAGGAGTGGGTCTTCGCGGCCGCGCCTGCAGGAGCGGGTGACCTGGTGTTGACGCTGCCCGTGCAGGGGCTGGCCTTTGTTGAGGGCACCGACCAGGGCCTTCACTTCAGGGATGCGAAGAGTGGCCTGGGCTTCCGCTATGGCCATGCCGCCTGGGTGGATGCCACGGGGCGGCGCACGCCGCTTCAGGCCCGCTACCGCGCGGGGGCCATCCATTTCCAGGTGTCCGAGGCGCTGCTGGCGGCGACCGTCTTTCCCGCGACGCTCGCCCCCACCATCTCACCGGAGATCGGCACGAACCAGCCGGTGCCGGAGCCGCAGAGCTACAGCCAGGAGCTCCCGTCGGTGGCTTCCAATGGCTCGGGCCAGCTCGTCGTCTGGGAGGACTTCCGGGGGGGCGGCTTCGAGATCTTCGGCGCCCGGGTGTCGAGCGCGGGGATGGTGCTGGATGACTGGGGTCTCCACATCTCCCGTGAGTCCGCCTTCCCGCACAATCCCTCGGTGGCCTCCAACGGGACGGACTACCTCGTCGTCTGGGAGGACACGCTCTCGGGGAGCGATGCCACCATTCGTGGGACGCGCGTGAGCGGGGCGGGGGAGGTCCAGGATGCCGCCGGCCTGGCGCTGGGGACTTCCACTTCAGGGCAGCACGCTCCCGACGTGGCCTCCAATGGGACGGACTACCTCGTCGTCTGGTGGGACATGCGCAACGGGAACCCGGACATCTACGGCACGCGGGTGGCGAGCACCGGTGCGGTGGTGGATGGCGAGGGCCTGGCCATCGCCATGGCCACCCAGGCTCAAAGCCTGCCGTCCGTGGCCTCCAACGGGACGGACTACCTGGTCGTCTGGGAGGACGCGCGCGCTGGCAATCCGGATGTCTTCGGCGCGCGGGTGACGAGCGCGGGCGCGGTGCTGGATGCCGCGGGCCTCGCCATCTCCACGGAGTCCCAGTCGCAGCTCACGCCGTCGGTGGCTTCGAATGGCACGGACTACCTGGTCGCCTGGGAGGACGCCCGCCTCGAGACGGCGGGCGACATCTTCGGCGCGCGGGTGACGAGCGCTGGCACGGTGGTGGATGCCACCGGGTTCGCCATCTCCACGGCCCTCCAGTCGCAGGACACGCCGTCGGTGGCTTCGAATGGCACGGACTACCTGGTCGCCTGGGAGGACGCCCGCCTCGAGACGGCGGGCGACATCTTCGGCGCGCGGGTGACGAGCGCTGGCACGGTGGTGGACGCCTCCGGGGTCGCCATCTCCACCACCTACAACGCCCAGACCCGCCCGTCGGTGGTCTTCAATGGCACGGACTTCTACGTGGCCTGGCAGGACGCTCGCTCGTTCCTGGACATCTACGGGGCGCGCGTGACGACCGGGGGGGCGGTGCTGGACGGCTCGGGAGTGGCGGTCTCCACGGCGGCCAATGGCCAGTCGGCTCCCGCCGTGGCTTCCAACGGGACGGACTTCCTCGTCGTCTGGTACGAGAGCCGTCAGCGGGAAAACACGGTGGCCATCTACGGAGTGCGGGTGACGGGCGCGGGCGAGGTCCTCGACTCCTCGGGGCTCGACATCTCTGCTTCGGGAGATGGACACCTCTACCCTTCGGTGGCCTCCAACGGGACGGACTACCTCGTCGCCTGGCTGGACGGCAGTGGGCTCGAGAACAAGGTCCTGGGCGCGCGAATCACGGGGGGCGGAGAGATTCTGGACGCGCAGGGGCTTGCGCTCTCCGCGTCGTCGGCCCGGGTATCAGGTGCTCCCTCGGTGGCTTCCAACGGGACGGACTACCTCGTCGTCTGGGAGGTGCCCGGTGACAACGCCCTCTCCACCATCTCCGGCACCCGGGTGACGAGCGCGGGTGCAGTCCTGGAGGCCTCGGGGCTCGCCGTCTCCGGGCCGCCCGGGCATGTGACAGACCCCGCGGTGGCCTCGAATGGCACGGACTACCTCGTGGTCTGGGAGGACTCCCGCAACGACAACAACGACATCTTCGGAGCCCGGGTGACGAGCGCGGGCGCGGTCCTGGAGGCCTCGGGTTTCGCCATCACCACCGCGGTCGATACGCAGCGAGACCCCGCCGTGGCTTCGAATGGCACGGACTACTTCGTCGCCTGGGGGGACTTTCGCAGGAGCAGCGCCTCCGACGTCTACGGTGCGCGCGTGTCGAGCGAGGGCACGGTGCTGGACGCCTTGGGAATCGCCATCACCACGGCCACCCGATACCAGCAAGTCCCCTCGGTGGCCTCCCTGGGGGCGGAGTACGTCGTCGTCTGGCAGGACCACAGCGTGAGCACGGCCAATCCCAACATCTACGGAGCGCGCGTGACGAACGGGGGCACCGTTCGCACGCCCATGGGGTTTGCAATCGCAGACACCGCTGACACGGAAGAGGCGCCGTCGGTGGTGTTCGCCGGCTCCGGCCGGACGGCCTTCGTGGTCTATGACCGCTTCGACCTCTCATCTCCCTATTGGAGCCATCGAGTCCGCGGCCGGTTCATGACGTTCAATGACAACCAACCGCCGTCCGCCGTTTCCCAGGCGGTGTCCGCCGTGGAGGACACCCCTCTGGACATCCAGCTCCAGGGCAGCGACCCGGAGGGACAGGGGCTCACCTATGACATCACCACGCTGCCCCAGCACGGCACCCTGAGTGGCACTGGCTCCCGTCGCACCTACTCGCCGGCGGCTCGCTACAGCGGCGCGGACAGCTTCACCTTCCGTGTCTCGGATGGAGAGTTCGTGTCGGCGGTGGTCAGGGTGACCATCCAGGTGGTGCCGTTCAACGACGCTCCGTCCATCCCGGTGCTCGTATCGCCCGCGGAGGGTGCACGTCTGGAGAGTGGGCTCGTCGCCTTCCAGTGGAGTGCCTCCACGGACGAGGAAGGGGAGGCCATCACCTATCAACTGGACGTCCTCCAGGGCGGTGAGGTCATTCGCACGCACAGCACGGTGGAGACGACCTGGACCCTGGCCGCGAGCGAGGCGCTGCCGGCAGGCAGTCATGCCTGGCGCGTGAGGGCCACGGACGCGCGCGATGCATCCAGTGCCTTCTCCGCCGAGCGGACGTTTACGGTCTCGGACGTCCAGACCGGAGCGGACGGTGGGACGGTTACCCCTCCCGACGTCTCCGATACCTCCGGCTGCGGCTGCAACCCGATTTCCGGCGCGGGCCCGGGGGCGCCCCTGACCCTCATGGCCCTCGGACTGCTCCTGCGGCTGTCCCGGCGCCGCCGCTGA
- the dnaK gene encoding molecular chaperone DnaK, which translates to MGKIIGIDLGTTNSVVAIMEGREPKVIVNEEGSRITPSVVAFTKDGERLVGQVAKRQAITNPERTVYSVKRFMGRRQDEVTEEAKLVPYKVARGPHGDARVDIDGKQYSAPEISAQVLLKLKRAAENYLGEKVTEAVITVPAYFNDAQRQATKDAGEIAGLTVKRIVNEPTAAALAYGMDKKKDEKIAVYDFGGGTFDVSILEVGESVVDVLATNGDTHLGGDNIDLRIMDWLIAEFKKDTGLDVTKDKMVLQRLKEAAEKAKIELSSAMETDINLPFLTADASGPKHLNVKLTRAKFEAMIDDLIERSLEPCRKCLKDSGLDPKDLNEVVLVGGTTRIPKVQEAVKRLFGKEPNRSVNPDEVVAVGAAVQAGVLSGEVKDILLLDVTPLSLGVETLGGVMTKLIERNTTIPSRKSETFSTAADGQTQVEIHVLQGEREMAGDNRSLGRFHLTGMPPAPRGVPQIEVTFDIDANGILNVSAKDKATGKEQKVTITHSSGLAKDEVEKMVSDARANEAADKSRRELVEVKNQAESQAYAAEKLLKENKDKLSADVAKPLEEAVAELNKVRDGQDKDAIKAALDKLQAASYKAAEEMYRATGGAPGAEGAPGAGPSAAPGSQASAKKDDVVDAEFRQS; encoded by the coding sequence GTGGGCAAGATTATCGGGATCGACCTGGGCACCACGAACAGCGTGGTTGCGATCATGGAGGGTCGCGAGCCCAAGGTGATCGTCAACGAGGAAGGCAGCCGCATCACGCCCTCGGTGGTCGCGTTCACGAAGGACGGGGAGCGTCTGGTGGGCCAGGTGGCCAAGCGTCAGGCCATCACCAACCCCGAGCGGACCGTCTACTCCGTGAAGCGCTTCATGGGCCGCCGCCAGGATGAGGTGACCGAGGAGGCCAAGCTGGTCCCCTACAAGGTCGCCCGTGGCCCGCACGGTGACGCGCGCGTGGACATCGACGGCAAGCAGTACAGCGCGCCGGAGATCAGCGCGCAGGTGCTGCTGAAGCTGAAGCGCGCGGCGGAGAACTACCTGGGCGAGAAGGTGACGGAGGCGGTCATCACCGTCCCCGCGTACTTCAACGACGCCCAGCGCCAGGCCACCAAGGACGCCGGTGAGATTGCCGGCCTCACGGTGAAGCGCATCGTGAACGAGCCGACTGCCGCGGCGCTCGCGTACGGCATGGACAAGAAGAAGGACGAGAAGATCGCCGTCTACGACTTCGGCGGCGGCACCTTCGACGTGTCCATCCTGGAAGTGGGCGAGAGCGTGGTCGACGTGCTCGCGACCAACGGTGACACGCACCTGGGCGGCGACAACATCGACCTGCGGATCATGGACTGGCTGATTGCCGAGTTCAAGAAGGACACCGGGCTCGACGTCACCAAGGACAAGATGGTGCTCCAGCGCCTGAAGGAGGCGGCGGAGAAGGCGAAGATCGAGCTGTCGAGCGCGATGGAGACGGACATCAACCTGCCGTTCCTCACGGCGGACGCGTCCGGTCCCAAGCACCTCAACGTCAAGCTCACGCGCGCCAAGTTCGAGGCGATGATCGACGACCTCATCGAGCGCTCGCTGGAGCCGTGCCGCAAGTGCCTCAAGGACTCCGGGCTGGACCCGAAGGACCTGAACGAGGTGGTGCTGGTGGGCGGCACCACGCGCATCCCGAAGGTGCAGGAGGCGGTGAAGCGGCTGTTCGGCAAGGAGCCGAACCGCTCGGTGAACCCGGACGAGGTGGTGGCGGTGGGCGCCGCGGTGCAGGCGGGCGTGCTCTCCGGCGAGGTGAAGGACATCCTCCTGCTGGACGTGACGCCGCTGAGCCTGGGCGTGGAGACGCTGGGTGGCGTGATGACGAAGCTCATCGAGCGCAACACCACCATCCCCTCGCGCAAGTCGGAGACCTTCTCTACGGCCGCGGACGGCCAGACGCAGGTGGAGATCCACGTGCTGCAGGGTGAGCGCGAGATGGCGGGCGACAACCGCAGCCTCGGCCGCTTCCACCTGACGGGCATGCCTCCGGCGCCGCGCGGCGTGCCGCAGATCGAGGTGACGTTCGACATCGACGCGAACGGCATCCTGAACGTCAGCGCCAAGGACAAGGCCACCGGCAAGGAGCAGAAGGTCACCATCACCCACTCGTCCGGTCTCGCGAAGGACGAGGTGGAGAAGATGGTGTCCGACGCCCGCGCCAACGAGGCGGCCGACAAGTCCCGCCGCGAGCTGGTGGAGGTGAAGAACCAGGCGGAGAGCCAGGCGTACGCCGCGGAGAAGCTGCTGAAGGAGAACAAGGACAAGCTCTCCGCGGACGTGGCGAAGCCGCTCGAGGAGGCGGTGGCGGAGCTCAACAAGGTCCGCGACGGCCAGGACAAGGACGCCATCAAGGCGGCCCTCGATAAGCTCCAGGCGGCCAGCTACAAGGCGGCGGAGGAGATGTACCGCGCCACCGGCGGCGCTCCGGGCGCCGAGGGTGCTCCGGGTGCCGGCCCGTCCGCGGCGCCGGGCTCGCAGGCCTCGGCCAAGAAGGACGACGTGGTGGACGCCGAGTTCCGGCAGTCGTAG